Part of the Henckelia pumila isolate YLH828 chromosome 2, ASM3356847v2, whole genome shotgun sequence genome is shown below.
TTAGTATCTAAACACAATGTATTTTAAACGTAACTCGTTTATAACATTGTGACACATCAATACCAAGATTTAATCACATCGAGGTAGAGAATAAAGAGCTATATAATTGGAACAAAATTTTTCTATActcaaaaaagaaattaaagaaTCTCGTTGATTATCCATTTTTTTGTAAACTCTAAAAATAAAACTTGAATACGTCACATTCTCGGGGATTATTTTGTGCAGGTCTTTCATGTCATTTTAATTAGTGACAGCTCATCTCACATAGTCGAAACCAAACCCATTTAGTTGGAATAGATAAATGTAATTCCCGTTCTTGTAATTACATATAAATATGGGATCTTTGTAATGAAGAGGTTAACAGCTAGATTTCTACCCAAGTTGCAACAAAAGtgaaaggattaaaatataACCACAAGGATTAATGTCTTAATCATCCAATTAGTGGTTTCTTATAATGTGAATGACCTAAGTGTAGCCTCACGCTTGTCTTGCTTTACCATTCTTAGATAATCTTCTACTTTTTTTACAGCCCATTTAAAGTTCGAAATTACCTTCATTTTAAGAGATGATTGACTGTTAAAAGTAGAATTCATAGTTTCGTttcgttttttttataaatattaccAATCTActtttataaaagtaaatataaaaaaaaaaaagaagacaaAGATTAAACTTAAACATATGGATTCTCAAGTGGATAAAAGGCTGTAATATTCATGCCATGGTGATTAGTGCAAGAAAAACGTCGACTCTAGCTAGGCAAAATGGGCCCATTCCCAATCCAAAGTTGTTAATATTTCTAGAATTCCATTATTATTCGATGTGCACCAATTAATTTCTGTCAATTTCAAGATCATAATCAATATATTATAGAaagggttgatttttattattatatattattattctgTTATCGTGGAGTCTATTGGAATATTATATATCTGTGCTAGAGCGATATACTTACTTGTAaacattttttattgtaaaaaacGATACTGAATCTCGTGATTATTATTAATTGCAAATACATGGAACACACACAAATATAAAGACTACTCCTTTCATGAACTCGTGCAatgtattgtattgtattgtattgtTTTGTTGATTATGATATTAGTCATGATGTTTGCCACTGCAATGACCTAATAATAATTTGTCGCACTGCCATTCCATCTTCTCGTATGTTGAGCGGGAATTTGTCGATTCTATATCATCACAAAAAATTGCAGTTACTATCATTCTAATGAGTAAATGcaacacaataatataaaaccTTTACATATTTACCTATTTCACCCTGTAGAGTTGGATTATATTTGAGGAAATTTTTTGtcagaaaatatttatatttgtgtgtttatatcttattattattattagcatATCAACAAGACAAATAACATCAGAGTATGTCAAATAGTTTATATGATGATGATTATGGTACCAAATAAGggtaatttatatatatatatatatagagtttttttcAAGTGTCCACCTACCATGCTTaccaccatgcccaccaatgatgtgacattattctattggacctacaatttatcacatctttatcacatccaatagaatagtgtcacatcattgatgggcatggtaggtgggcacttgaaagaaaatatatatatatatatatatatatatatatatatagagttcttttatgatgcccaacactatatgcccacttcatgtccaccatgtacaagtcaactcatctattataccggtcaactcatctattgcaCATGATGAGCATGAAGTgaacatatagtgttgggcaccataaaagaactctctctatatatatataattttgatatctTGTTCACTCACTGTGTCCATCTAATGTGTccaccatgaggtgacactcaactattgaaTGTGATGAATTATGCGttcaatagttgagtgtcacctcatgatGAACACATTATGTGGGTAAGATGAGTGGCAGAatagcaaaactatatatatatatatatatatatatatatttgaataaaactataatataataaacttaaaatttggcaacattttctttctttgtttcTTTTGGAAAGGGCACCTTCGCACTCCGCAAAATCACACGCAATCCTTTCTTCTCTCTCACATACAGTTAACGCTTTGAATTCATACTTTTCGCATTCtctcctctctctctctctcctcTTCTTCTCATTTATCCTTCCTCGTTTGCTGCTCTCACTGCGTTTGTTCTATTCATTCAATTCAATTAATCTGTTGTCGGATTCCAACCTTCTCATCTACTATCATCGTACAAGGGGTTCTCACTGTttttacttcttcttcttcttttgtttttgagattttgttttTGAGATTGTGTATAGCTCCCTTGAACGGATACTGGCTTGCTAACGGATATATGGTGAACAAACGAAGTACCTGCTTGCCCAGAGAAGTCTTAAAGGAGCTACCTTTCTGGCCATGTCATGCTATTTCCTGCCATTAGCCCAGAAATTCCAGAAAATTATTCTTTGCTCTAGTAAAGATTATCTTTTTTACCAAAGAAAATGCTCGAGCCAGTGTTGTTTGTAAGGCCAGTTGCATCACTTGAAGATAACGAGAAGAAGACAGCATTCCAAGATGGTGGTGAAGAAAAAGTTACTGATACTACCACGACTACCACCCCAAGATCGGTTGTTCTCATCCCCAGGAACAAATCACAAGCAGGTTGCCGGAGGGTAACACCTACTGCAACCTCTCCAGCAGCTGACGCACTCGAAAAGCGTCTTCCCAACGGGGATCTGTACGTGGGAACATTTTCTAACTGCACTCCTCATGGATCGGGTAAATATCTGTGGAAAGACGGGTGCATGTACGAGGGGGAGTGGAAAAAGGGGAAAGCGAGTGGTAAGGGGAAGTTTTCTTGGCCATCAGGCGCAACGTTTGAAGGAGAGTTCAAGTCGGGTCGAATGGAGGGTGTGGGCACCTTCATAGGAGCGGATGGCGATATGTACAAGGGTTCCTGGTCCTCGGATCGAAAACACGGGTACGGAGTTAAGCATTATGTTAACGGGGACTATTACCAGGGGCACTGGAGAAGGAATTTGCAAGATGGGCAAGGGAGGTATGTTTGGAGAAATGGGAACGAGTATAATGGGGATTGGAAGAGTGGGATCATTCATGGAAGGGGTGTTTTGATATGGAACATTGGGAATAGATATGAGGGGAATTGGGAAAATGGGGTTCCTAAGGGACCTGGGCTATTCACTTGGCCGGATGGGAGTTGTTACCTTGGTTGTTGGTCTAAGGATTCTTGCAAAAAAGGGAGTAACAACCAAATCTTGAATGGGACTTTTTACCCTTCTCAACATGGGAATGTGGTGTATGAAGAAGGTTCGAACGGATTTTTTAGTTACAAGTTATCGGCTCCGTTGATGGTGGTTGGGGAGCAGAGCTTGAATACTGTAACAGGAGGAGGTGTGGGGAAGAAAAGGTCATCTTCCGCTGATGCTGGTGCGatggagagggcctttccaagaATTTGCATTTGGGAATCAGATGGCGAGGCAGGAGATATAACTTGTGATATAGTTGATACTGTGCTGCCATCATACTCTGATGGGTTTTTGATGGACCAGCTTATGCAGTTTAGGAAGAATCCTAGTGTTTTTAATGGGGAAGTGAAGAAGCCGGGACAGACGATTGGGAAAGGTCATAAGAATTATGATCTGATGCTTAATCTTCAATTGGGCATTCGGTAAGAAAGGGTCAAATGATGATGGATATAACTTGGTGTTTTGAACTTCATGTGTGGAAATTTCATAAGCTGTTTGTTTTCAATATGATGCTTGCTGATTTGTTGTGGCTATTGTTTGTTTAGACATTCGGTGGGAAAGGATGCCTCAAAATTGCCTGATCTCAAGCTCAGTGATTTTGATCCTAAGGAGAAGTTTTGGACTAGGTTTCCTCCAGAAGGATCAAAAACAACACCGCCCCATCAGTCACCAGATTTCCGGTGGAAGGATTACTGTCCTGTGGTGTTTAGGTAATTCACTTTCTTTGAATTTGTGTTAGAAATGTGTAAAAAGAATACTTATTTGCTGTATCAGTTGATTTTTGTCGTGGCCCATCTGCATAAGTCTgtaaatatatgatattatattgtATTAACTTTTGGATGATTCAATTATGATTTTGTTCTAGTTTTGCGTTCTAATATGGCGATCATCACTTATTGGTTTCGCAGACATTTAAGGGAGCTATTCCAAGTTGATCCTGCAGATTATATGTTAGCTGTTTGTGGCAACAATGCCTTGAGAGAGCTTTCATCTCCTGGGAAAAGTGgaagtttcttttatttaacaCAGGATGATCGATTCATAATAAAGACAGTCAAGAAATCAGAAGCCAAGGTTAGTTGGCTATCTATGTGACTACCTATTTGTTAATCTCGTAGATACTATATCGTGTAAGCACGATAGCATAAGCTGAAGCTGTGGATTTTCTCCATGATGTTTATTTATGGGCTTATAAATGGGGACTTGGAGGTATTTCATTTTGTGAGGCTATCTACTTGTTAATCATCTTTCTGAAAAGTTTCGCCATTTGTTTCATTAGGTTCTCATCAAGATGCTTCCAAGTTATTACCGACATGTTTGTCGTTATGAAAGTTCTCTGGTGACCAAGTTTTTTGGTGTCCATTGCGTAAAACCAGTGGGTGGCGTCAAGGTACATGGTCCTTATTGAAAGCGCACTTGTCCTCTTTATGTCAAGTTGATTTCTTGTTGCAAACTAATACATATCGTGTCGTTTGTATCAGACACGGTTCATTGTGATGGGAAATTTATTCTACTCTGAGTATCAAATTCAtaaaagatttgatttgaaaggATCATCCCATGGCCGCAGTACTGAGAAGCTTGATGGAGAGATTGATGAAACCACAACCCTTAAAGATCTTGATCTCAATTTTGTGTTTAGGCTTCAAACCGGTTGGTATCAAGAACTAATGAAGTGAGTTTGGTGCATCTCCTGTTAGCTAGCCTTGTGTTATCTATTTATTGTGTCGATATTTTCCTTATTTGTGAATTCATATCGACAGACAAATAGACCGTGATTGTGAATTCTTGGAAGCTGAGAGGATCATGGATTACAGTCTGTTAGTCGGTCTTCATTTTCGCGATGATAGTACTCGAGACAAGATTGGTCTGTCGCCTTTTTTGTTGCGTACAGGTGATTTTTCACCATGATATGTGATGCATCAAGTCCGTGCTGTAAAAATGTGAGATCTGAGGATGACGTGAAAAACTCACGTAAAATAtccttttctttttctgcaGAAAAGAATGATTCTTATCAGAATGAAAAATTCCTGCGAGGTTATCGTTTTCTTGAAGCTGAACTACAAGACAGGGATCGGATTTTAGCTGGCAGGTATGGTCCTTGCCGCATTATTATCTGTCTGTTAGGTTAATTTTTCGTGGATCGAGTTTTGTATAGAAGTTCTTCAGTTGCATGGATCTAGTCGAAGCTACGATCTTTGCCTTTCCGTTTTTTCTTAGTTATAGACGAACCCACTTTATGTTTTTTGGTCATTCTGCGCATGGCTTAATGTTGAAAGAACCGGAGGAGCCTTTCAAGGGCATGTCTAGGTTCTTTAAAATTGTTGAATGAGAATGTGAGATGTTTCCGAAGATATATATCCTGTCCAAGGGAGAGATAAATGTCTAGAAACTAAAATTTGcgatattcattttttttattacattctGAGTTGGGAGTTGCATATGCTCTCATTGATCAGGAAACCATTGATCAGACTCGGCGCCAACATGCCTGCACGAGCAGAGCGAGTGGCTCGAAGGAGTGATTTTGATCAGTACACGCCAGGTGGATTTGGCACTTTGAAACCTCGTTGCAGCGGTGAAACCTTTGAAGTAATCCTGTACTTTGGTGTAATCGACATTCTACAAGACTATGATATCAGCAAGAAACTCGAGCATGCATACAAATCCTTTCAGGTTGACCCTACCTCTATCTCTGCTGTTGATCCAAAACTTTATTCCAAAAGATTTAGAGATTTTGTTCGGAGAACTTTCATCGAGGATAGATAACATTATCAAGGAGATACTCTGAAACGAGCTCTAGACTCTTGATAGAATCTTACGTGCCATGTGGGAATAACTAACACAAGCCTTGTCTGCTTGAAAATTCGGGTTCTTGGAGACGGTTCCACATGTCTTGCCGATAGCGGTGCCATCCATATATATGACACACACCCTTGGAGCCAAGGGAATCGTGGCTCCAAGGGTATATGTGAAGATTTTGTATATAGAGGCGGTGTTGTGAGTTTTTGGATGGTTTCtatgtttttttattgatttttggtGAGCACAGAGTTATGTGAAGATTTTATATTAGGAAACATAGCCAGTTTCCCCAAAACAGAAATTCAAATTACGGAGAGTGGGATTTAAATAATGAATGTATAGGTATAGGAGAAAAGTCGTGATATATTTACAGAAATCTTGATTTTTTTAGGGGATCATAttcttcatcttttttttttaattatatctaGTCTTGTATTTAATTGAAACTTTGATACATTTGATGACACATATTTATTACGCTTTTAAATTTGTGTTATGTTATAGATCTCTCTGACCTTTTTATCAATCAAATAACAAAGATTTAACTAATTGGTATTTGCATGTGCCTtctttatgtttatattttatgcattgatttttattatcaaatttaaaaattatacgttttcaaaaaaaaaaaattaaaaattatattatacatTTTCAAAAGGGTAAGCTGTAAGCACATAAAAAGAAGAGAAAGCAATGCGAAAGATGCGTCGTTGTTTTCTTGTTCTTTTATACTCGAAAATTTAAAACAGtattattctttaaaaaaacataaatttaaaTTGATATAGATTTAACTTTTCCATTCTTACTAATATACCTtcgttttttaaattttagaaacTGTCATCATTTTTaacgaattaaataaaaaataaattataattttttgttttttccatGATTTTTTAATTCATGTGTGAGAAAAAAACAGACAAACTTATATATTTGCGATATAGAAGATCATATAAATTTTCGTAGCATTAATATAATGGATTAGATTTTAAAGTAATTtcgaatataaaaatattaaaagagggtgttttatcaaaataatataataattgacAAATGTTGCAAATCATCCATACATTCAATAGAAGGACGAAAttgaagaaaaatcaaaagctGTGGATGGAAAATTTGGTCGATTGGTGGTGCAATAATTCAGTCTCCTTTT
Proteins encoded:
- the LOC140884807 gene encoding phosphatidylinositol 4-phosphate 5-kinase 1-like is translated as MLEPVLFVRPVASLEDNEKKTAFQDGGEEKVTDTTTTTTPRSVVLIPRNKSQAGCRRVTPTATSPAADALEKRLPNGDLYVGTFSNCTPHGSGKYLWKDGCMYEGEWKKGKASGKGKFSWPSGATFEGEFKSGRMEGVGTFIGADGDMYKGSWSSDRKHGYGVKHYVNGDYYQGHWRRNLQDGQGRYVWRNGNEYNGDWKSGIIHGRGVLIWNIGNRYEGNWENGVPKGPGLFTWPDGSCYLGCWSKDSCKKGSNNQILNGTFYPSQHGNVVYEEGSNGFFSYKLSAPLMVVGEQSLNTVTGGGVGKKRSSSADAGAMERAFPRICIWESDGEAGDITCDIVDTVLPSYSDGFLMDQLMQFRKNPSVFNGEVKKPGQTIGKGHKNYDLMLNLQLGIRHSVGKDASKLPDLKLSDFDPKEKFWTRFPPEGSKTTPPHQSPDFRWKDYCPVVFRHLRELFQVDPADYMLAVCGNNALRELSSPGKSGSFFYLTQDDRFIIKTVKKSEAKVLIKMLPSYYRHVCRYESSLVTKFFGVHCVKPVGGVKTRFIVMGNLFYSEYQIHKRFDLKGSSHGRSTEKLDGEIDETTTLKDLDLNFVFRLQTGWYQELMKQIDRDCEFLEAERIMDYSLLVGLHFRDDSTRDKIGLSPFLLRTEKNDSYQNEKFLRGYRFLEAELQDRDRILAGRKPLIRLGANMPARAERVARRSDFDQYTPGGFGTLKPRCSGETFEVILYFGVIDILQDYDISKKLEHAYKSFQVDPTSISAVDPKLYSKRFRDFVRRTFIEDR